TTCGTAGTTGAAGTTTTCTTTCTTGTGATTGCTCAGCCCGCGGTTGTCTCCAGTGATCTCACCATAGTGACATCAACTGGGATGACCGCGGGTTTTTTTATGATAGAGTCAGTCCCGTATAGCATTCCGGTCGGCGATCACGATAAAACTGCCAAGTCTGGCGCGCTTCGCGAATGGCGTCCATGTTTAGTTCGGCGGTGATCAAGGCGTCGGCGTCGCGCGCGCCGGTGACTAAAATTTGTCCCCGGGGATCGGCAAAATAACTCGAACCATAAAACTCGCCGATCCGCCACGGTTCTTCCCACCCGGGTCGATTAATCGCCCCGACATAATACAGGTTATTCGCCGCCGCCGCGGGTTGTTCCAGTTTCCACAGATATTCCGACAAGCCAGCGACCGTGGCGGAGGGATTAAAAACGATTTCCGCCCCTCCCAGGCCTAAAGCCCGCCAACCTTCGGGAAAATGGCGATCATAACACAAATAGACGCCAATTCGCCCGGCGCGCGTGCTAAATACCGGCAAGCCCAGATTACCCGGTCGAAAGTAAAATTTTTCCCAAAAACCTGGTTCGCAATGCGGAAGATGCAACTTACGAAATTTGCCCAGGTATTCTCCCGTGGCGTCAATCACCGCCGCGGTGTTGTAATACAGACCGGTAAGGTCTTCTTCCATGACAGGCAGGATTAGCACAATTTTTAACCGACGGGCCAAATCGGAAAATAACCGCGTTGTGGGTCCATCGGGAACGCGCTCGGCTAGTTCAAACCAGCGGGCGTTTTGCTCCGCGGGAAAATAAGGACCGTAAAAAAGTTCCTGCAGGCAGGCAATTTGCGCTCCTTGCGCGGCGATTTGCTCCACCAGCGCCACATGCTTGTCGATCATCCCTTGTTTGATTTGGGCCAGGGGAGCGGTGGCCGGATGACTCAAAGTGGCTTGGATTAAACCAGCGGTTACGAATTGGGACATATCAACGTCGGAGATTGTTGGGAGAATGGAATAAATCTTTAGGTGTCGTCAAACCGGCAAATCGCCCCCGCCAACATGGATAAACTAGCTTGGCGGAGGCTGTTGTGCCTGGTATTGCCGCCAATTGAGCGGCGGTTGATTGCCGGGAAGTTCCTTCATCGTGATGCAACCTTCGATCGGACATACCAAAGCGCACATATTGCAGCCCACGCATGCCGACTTATTGACGGTAAAGACATCAACGAACCCCTGTCCCTGTTCCAAGGCTAAATTGGGGGCGGCTTCGCCCCGTAATTTGCGCGGTTCCACCCCAAACCGCTCTAGGTACGCCTCCCGGGGAAGCTTTTCCCAGTGGATCGCCTGAAAACAGCCGTCTTCGCAACTGGCGTAGCAAATTCCGCAATGAATACAGGCCGCTTCATTAATATGGGCCAGCACCCGATAATTGAGGTCCAATTCGCTCCAGCTTTTGATCCGGGGCACCGAGCGCCCCACCGCTTCGGATAAATGGTCAAACCCTTTTTCGTCCAGCCATTTCCCCAGGCCGGCCAGCATTCCTTTGATAATTCCAAAACCGCGATGCATCACCGCGGCGCAGATCTGGACGCAACTCGCCCCCAACAGCAAAAATTCGGCGGCATCTTCCCATTTGCGAATTCCTCCTATTCCGCAAACTGGCGTCCGCAAATCCGGATCCGTGGTAAGCTGGCTCAACAGATGCAAGGCGATGGGCTTGATGGCCGGACCCGCATATCCGCCGTGCGAACCGTATCCACCCACGTTGGGCCGGGGGGCAAAAGTATGCACATCCACGCCAATCAATGAGTTCACGGTATTGATCAGACTAATTCCGTCCGCCCCCCCCGCCTGGCAAGCCCGCGCAATAGCGCGGATATCG
This portion of the Pirellulales bacterium genome encodes:
- a CDS encoding nitrilase-related carbon-nitrogen hydrolase, with the translated sequence MSQFVTAGLIQATLSHPATAPLAQIKQGMIDKHVALVEQIAAQGAQIACLQELFYGPYFPAEQNARWFELAERVPDGPTTRLFSDLARRLKIVLILPVMEEDLTGLYYNTAAVIDATGEYLGKFRKLHLPHCEPGFWEKFYFRPGNLGLPVFSTRAGRIGVYLCYDRHFPEGWRALGLGGAEIVFNPSATVAGLSEYLWKLEQPAAAANNLYYVGAINRPGWEEPWRIGEFYGSSYFADPRGQILVTGARDADALITAELNMDAIREARQTWQFYRDRRPECYTGLTLS
- the preA gene encoding NAD-dependent dihydropyrimidine dehydrogenase subunit PreA; amino-acid sequence: MPDLRCNFAGIQAPNPFWLASGPPTNTAAQVQRAFDQGWGGAIWKTLTDETIKNVSSRYGGIALKSQKLMGLNNLELISDRPLADNLRELAEVKRTHPGHALVASLMVATRRDSWHAIVRQAQEAGVDGIELNFGCPHGMNERGMGSAVGQVPEYSQMICEWVKEVATVPVIAKLTPNVTDIRAIARACQAGGADGISLINTVNSLIGVDVHTFAPRPNVGGYGSHGGYAGPAIKPIALHLLSQLTTDPDLRTPVCGIGGIRKWEDAAEFLLLGASCVQICAAVMHRGFGIIKGMLAGLGKWLDEKGFDHLSEAVGRSVPRIKSWSELDLNYRVLAHINEAACIHCGICYASCEDGCFQAIHWEKLPREAYLERFGVEPRKLRGEAAPNLALEQGQGFVDVFTVNKSACVGCNMCALVCPIEGCITMKELPGNQPPLNWRQYQAQQPPPS